The following are encoded in a window of Aromatoleum petrolei genomic DNA:
- the ribBA gene encoding bifunctional 3,4-dihydroxy-2-butanone-4-phosphate synthase/GTP cyclohydrolase II: MTALSPITEIVEEIRAGRMVVLVDEEDRENEGDLVLAAEHVTPEAINFMAKFGRGLICLTLTEARCRQLDLHLMVRDNRSPHGTAFTTSIEAAEGVTTGISAHDRSRTVEAAVARNAKPTDIVQPGHIFPLMAQNGGVLIRAGHTEAGCDLAALAGLEPAAVICEILKDDGTMARLPDLVEFAKEHSLKIGAIRDLIQYRSSNEHLIKRVAEKDVDTPHGRFRLFAFEDKTTGEVHFAMTKGDIRPERETLVRVHEPISVVDFLDSESARHTFPVNLSLARLAQAEQGVIVLLYRPQSGSELLASLTGDGYQPPKWDARLFGVGAQILRDLKVGKMRLLSSPRKIPSMAGFGLEITGFVDPV, translated from the coding sequence ATGACCGCACTGTCCCCCATCACCGAAATCGTCGAGGAAATCCGCGCCGGCCGCATGGTCGTGCTGGTCGACGAGGAAGACCGCGAGAACGAGGGCGACCTCGTCCTCGCCGCCGAGCACGTCACGCCCGAGGCGATCAACTTCATGGCCAAGTTCGGCCGCGGCCTGATCTGCCTGACGCTGACCGAGGCGCGCTGCCGCCAGCTCGACCTGCACCTGATGGTGCGCGACAACCGCTCGCCGCACGGCACCGCCTTCACGACCTCGATCGAGGCCGCCGAAGGCGTCACCACAGGCATCTCCGCGCACGACCGCTCGCGCACGGTGGAAGCCGCCGTCGCACGCAACGCCAAGCCCACCGACATCGTCCAGCCCGGCCACATCTTCCCGCTGATGGCGCAGAACGGCGGCGTGCTCATCCGCGCTGGCCACACCGAGGCCGGCTGCGACCTCGCCGCGCTCGCCGGGCTCGAACCGGCGGCGGTGATCTGCGAGATCCTCAAGGACGACGGCACGATGGCGCGCCTGCCCGACCTCGTCGAGTTCGCCAAGGAACACAGCCTCAAGATCGGCGCGATCCGCGACCTGATCCAGTATCGTTCGTCGAACGAGCACCTGATCAAGCGCGTCGCCGAGAAGGACGTCGACACCCCGCACGGCCGTTTCCGCCTGTTCGCATTCGAGGACAAGACCACCGGCGAAGTGCATTTCGCGATGACGAAGGGCGATATCCGCCCCGAGCGCGAGACCCTCGTGCGCGTGCATGAGCCGATCTCGGTCGTCGACTTCCTCGACTCCGAAAGCGCCCGCCACACCTTCCCGGTGAACCTCTCGCTCGCCCGCCTCGCGCAGGCCGAACAGGGCGTGATCGTGCTGCTGTACCGCCCGCAGTCGGGCAGCGAACTGCTCGCGAGCCTGACCGGCGACGGTTATCAGCCGCCGAAATGGGACGCCCGCCTGTTCGGCGTCGGCGCGCAGATCCTGCGCGACCTCAAGGTCGGCAAGATGCGGCTGCTCTCCAGCCCGCGCAAGATTCCGAGCATGGCCGGCTTCGGCCTGGAGATCACGGGCTTCGTCGATCCGGTCTGA
- a CDS encoding riboflavin synthase gives MFSGIVAACGRIERIDPLQDGVRLTVNVADLDLSDVQLGDSIANSGVCLTVIAMDGPRVQFDVSRETLNCTAGLDQAGNEVNLEKALRLADRLGGHLVTGHVDGVGEVVRFVPVGESHDLVIRAPAALAGYIARKGSITVNGVSLTVNRVEGTEFSINLIPHTVAVTNLKHLAAGSRVNLEIDLIARYCERLLAWREESAQ, from the coding sequence ATGTTCTCCGGAATCGTGGCCGCCTGCGGCCGAATCGAACGCATCGATCCCCTGCAGGACGGCGTCCGCCTGACGGTCAACGTGGCCGATCTCGATCTCTCCGACGTGCAGCTCGGTGACAGCATCGCCAACAGCGGCGTGTGCCTTACCGTCATCGCGATGGACGGCCCGCGCGTGCAGTTCGACGTCTCGCGCGAGACCCTCAACTGCACGGCCGGCCTCGACCAGGCCGGCAACGAAGTCAACCTCGAGAAGGCGCTACGCCTCGCCGACCGCCTCGGCGGCCACCTCGTCACCGGCCACGTCGACGGCGTCGGCGAAGTCGTCCGCTTCGTCCCGGTGGGCGAGAGTCACGACCTCGTGATCCGCGCCCCCGCCGCGCTTGCAGGCTACATTGCGCGCAAGGGCTCGATCACCGTGAACGGCGTGAGCCTCACCGTGAACCGCGTCGAGGGCACCGAATTTTCGATCAACCTGATCCCGCACACCGTCGCGGTCACCAATCTCAAGCACCTCGCGGCCGGCAGCCGCGTGAATCTCGAGATCGACTTGATCGCCCGTTACTGCGAACGCCTGCTCGCCTGGCGCGAGGAATCCGCACAATGA
- the dsbD gene encoding protein-disulfide reductase DsbD, translating to MHRLLSLIALLASLLALSVPAHAAGAVSGSPMRPEEAFVLSAQALDPQTVEVTVKIAGDYYLYADKFRFRADPDTVSFGTPQRPAGKVTKDDFFGQVETYRKEVKILLPVNAPEGTTKFRLLGSVQGCWDGGICYPPNEQTADIDLLAKPMKTGGNFLDGLLGRDDKPVQAAAATGGSGVSDDESGRIAGLLRDASGPLVLLSFFGFGLLLAFTPCMFPMIPILSGIIVGHGHDISRGRAFVLSLVYVLGMAITYAAAGVAAGLSGTMLAAALQNAWVLGAFALVFVLLSLSMFGFYELQLPTALQSRLSSTASHQQGGSLGGVAVMGVLSALIVGPCVAAPLAGALLYIAQTGNAALGGAALFAMALGMGAPLLAVGVAARSVLPRAGAWMEGVKKAFGVMLLAVAVWLLTPVVPPLLPMLAWAALLVFSGIFLHAIDPLPPHAKGWQRFWKGVGVVLLIGGAAMLIGALAGSRDPLQPLAVLRAQAATANAAELPRFEKVASIAELDARLASTDRPVMLDFYADWCVSCKEMERFTFTDPNVAARMGRMLLLKADVTANNDDDKALLKRFNLFGPPGTIFFDPAGKERDGLRVVGFMKADAFSEVLDRALR from the coding sequence ATGCACCGCCTCCTGTCCCTGATTGCCCTGCTCGCGAGCCTCCTCGCGCTGTCCGTCCCCGCCCACGCCGCAGGCGCGGTCAGCGGCTCGCCGATGCGCCCCGAGGAGGCCTTCGTGCTCTCCGCGCAGGCGCTCGACCCGCAGACAGTCGAGGTCACCGTCAAGATCGCGGGCGACTACTACCTCTACGCCGACAAGTTCCGCTTCCGCGCCGATCCCGACACTGTCAGCTTCGGCACGCCACAGCGCCCGGCGGGCAAGGTCACGAAGGACGACTTCTTCGGCCAGGTCGAGACCTACCGCAAGGAAGTGAAGATCCTGCTGCCGGTCAATGCGCCCGAAGGCACGACGAAATTCCGCCTGCTCGGCAGCGTGCAGGGCTGCTGGGACGGCGGCATCTGCTACCCGCCCAACGAGCAGACCGCCGACATCGACCTCCTCGCCAAGCCGATGAAGACCGGCGGCAACTTCCTCGACGGCCTGCTCGGGCGCGACGACAAGCCCGTGCAGGCGGCCGCCGCGACCGGCGGCAGCGGCGTATCCGACGACGAGAGCGGACGCATCGCCGGCCTGCTGCGCGACGCCAGCGGCCCTCTGGTGCTGCTGAGCTTCTTCGGTTTCGGCCTGCTGCTCGCCTTCACCCCCTGCATGTTCCCGATGATCCCCATCCTGTCGGGCATCATCGTCGGCCACGGCCACGACATCTCGCGCGGACGTGCCTTCGTGCTGTCGCTCGTGTACGTGCTGGGCATGGCCATCACCTACGCCGCCGCCGGCGTCGCCGCAGGCCTCTCGGGCACCATGCTGGCCGCCGCACTGCAGAACGCCTGGGTGCTGGGCGCCTTCGCGCTGGTGTTCGTGCTGTTGTCGCTGTCGATGTTCGGCTTCTACGAGCTGCAGCTGCCGACGGCGCTGCAGAGCCGCCTGTCCTCCACCGCCAGTCACCAGCAGGGCGGCAGCCTCGGCGGCGTCGCGGTGATGGGGGTGCTGTCGGCGCTGATCGTCGGCCCCTGCGTCGCCGCCCCGCTCGCCGGCGCGCTGCTCTACATCGCGCAGACCGGCAACGCCGCACTCGGCGGCGCGGCCCTGTTCGCGATGGCGCTGGGCATGGGGGCGCCACTCCTCGCCGTCGGCGTCGCCGCCCGCTCGGTCCTGCCCAGGGCCGGCGCGTGGATGGAAGGCGTCAAGAAGGCCTTCGGCGTGATGCTGCTGGCCGTCGCGGTGTGGCTGCTCACCCCCGTCGTGCCGCCGCTGCTGCCCATGCTCGCGTGGGCGGCGTTGCTGGTGTTCTCGGGCATCTTCCTGCATGCGATCGACCCGCTGCCGCCGCACGCGAAAGGCTGGCAGCGCTTCTGGAAGGGTGTCGGCGTGGTGCTGCTGATCGGCGGTGCGGCAATGCTCATCGGCGCACTGGCCGGCTCGCGCGACCCGCTGCAGCCGCTCGCGGTGCTGCGCGCGCAGGCCGCCACCGCCAACGCGGCCGAGCTGCCGCGCTTCGAGAAGGTCGCCTCGATCGCCGAGCTCGATGCGCGGCTTGCGTCCACCGATCGTCCGGTGATGCTCGACTTCTATGCCGACTGGTGCGTGTCGTGCAAGGAGATGGAACGCTTCACCTTCACCGACCCGAATGTCGCCGCGCGCATGGGCCGCATGCTGCTGCTGAAGGCCGACGTCACCGCCAACAACGATGACGACAAGGCCTTGCTCAAGCGCTTCAACCTGTTCGGGCCGCCGGGCACGATCTTCTTCGACCCGGCGGGCAAGGAGCGCGACGGCCTGCGCGTCGTCGGCTTCATGAAGGCGGACGCCTTCAGCGAAGTGCTCGATCGCGCGCTGCGCTGA
- the cutA gene encoding divalent-cation tolerance protein CutA, with amino-acid sequence MTEALVVLTNCPDAACADALATLLIERRLAACVNVLAPCRSVYRWQDKLEIAAEVPLLIKTTPVRYAELEAAIRENHPYELPEIVAVPVMRGLPGYLDWVAAETAPLPDDESAAPTAS; translated from the coding sequence ATGACCGAAGCACTCGTCGTCCTCACCAACTGCCCCGACGCGGCCTGCGCCGACGCCCTCGCCACGCTGCTGATCGAGCGTCGCCTGGCCGCGTGCGTGAACGTCCTCGCGCCCTGCCGCTCGGTGTATCGCTGGCAGGACAAGCTCGAGATCGCAGCGGAAGTCCCGCTTCTGATCAAGACCACACCCGTGCGCTACGCGGAACTCGAGGCGGCGATCCGCGAGAACCATCCCTACGAACTTCCGGAAATCGTCGCGGTCCCTGTCATGCGCGGCCTGCCGGGCTACCTCGACTGGGTCGCTGCGGAAACCGCCCCGCTACCGGACGACGAGAGCGCAGCCCCGACCGCTTCCTGA
- a CDS encoding DUF2946 family protein, with translation MTSCPDVAASARWPDVPACYDWLSLDRRGTWRLRGEAVEHAGLAGFLNANYGCDESGNWLVRNGPQRVYVSLDYTPWVLRLHPDGSLTTHAGTEVAAVAAACLDEEGSVVLDTDLGAGLLDDRDLAAFLAECRLADGRVADDEALLAVMTGGSGEGGQVTCQVRCQVRWRNLPLQAVERAAVPARFGFRARPAP, from the coding sequence ATGACCTCTTGCCCCGATGTTGCCGCGTCCGCCCGCTGGCCCGACGTTCCCGCCTGCTACGACTGGCTGTCGCTAGACCGCCGCGGCACTTGGCGGCTGCGCGGCGAGGCGGTCGAGCATGCGGGACTGGCGGGCTTCCTCAACGCCAACTACGGCTGCGACGAGTCGGGCAACTGGCTCGTGCGCAACGGACCGCAGCGGGTGTACGTGTCGCTGGATTACACGCCCTGGGTGCTGCGCCTGCATCCGGACGGCAGCCTGACGACGCATGCCGGGACCGAGGTTGCCGCCGTGGCGGCGGCCTGCCTCGATGAGGAGGGGAGCGTGGTGCTGGACACGGACCTCGGCGCCGGCCTGCTCGACGACCGCGATCTCGCGGCCTTCCTTGCCGAATGCCGCTTGGCGGACGGCAGGGTGGCCGACGACGAGGCGCTGCTCGCGGTGATGACGGGCGGTTCGGGCGAGGGGGGGCAGGTGACCTGCCAGGTGAGGTGCCAGGTGAGGTGGCGGAACCTGCCGCTGCAGGCGGTCGAACGTGCGGCGGTGCCGGCGCGCTTCGGTTTCCGTGCGCGCCCTGCGCCCTG